The following proteins are co-located in the Plasmodium brasilianum strain Bolivian I chromosome 11, whole genome shotgun sequence genome:
- a CDS encoding tryptophan-rich protein, which yields MKSILFFVSASAIIFKLSSTSENVNGCCNGICSGKTKPALCKSYTTSEDMPIAYLRQTIEKNILSEKSRKTFDWELWLRKQEKEMIEDFEKEHAAWLKNKNEAFNNFLNRLEEKLSHYNPRMHEEYQTRGLDYIISDFESWFNENINVSAYNKIMTSKLTNWSKRKKYEWNSNPNRYYETLYWIHWNGKALYEDPDINIKVSAYLYWVDISPCKNEG from the exons atGAAATCAATACTCTTTTTTGTATCAGCTTCCgctattatatttaaattatcttcTACCTCTGAAAATGTTAATGGTTGCTGTAATGgg ataTGTAGTGGAAAAACAAAACCTGCACTTTGTAAATCTTATACTACTTCTGAAGATATGCCAATAGCATATTTAAGACAAACTATAGAGAAAAACATTCTATCAGAAAAATCACGTAAAACATTTGATTGGGAATTATGGTTGAGGAAGcaggaaaaagaaatgatagAAGATTTTGAAAAGGAACATGCTGCTTggttaaaaaacaaaaatgaggcatttaataattttttgaacaGATTAGAGGAAAAATTGTCGCATTATAATCCCAGAATGCACGAAGAATATCA AACACGTGGATTAGATTATATAATATCAGATTTTGAAAGTTGGTTCaacgaaaatataaatgtgtccgcctacaataaaattatgacaTCCAAACTGACTAACTGGAgtaaaaggaagaaatatGAATGGAATTCAAATCCAAATAGATATTACGAAACGCTTTATTGGATACATTGGAATGGAAAAGCATTATATGAAGATCCagatattaatataaaagtttCAGCCTATTTATATTgg GTGGATATTTCACCATGCAAAAATGAAGGCTAG